From a single Rosa rugosa chromosome 7, drRosRugo1.1, whole genome shotgun sequence genomic region:
- the LOC133721521 gene encoding lipid phosphate phosphatase gamma has translation MAPHKAVALTHVRYQKGDPLGHFLAWVSLIPVFISLGGFISHFIFRRELQGMFFAIGLIISQLINEVIKDLFQQARPATCDLLEMCDSHGWPSSHSQYMFFFAVYFTLLTQKGIGLWDTKHKFAVNFLPWCLAFLTMHSRVYLGYHTVAQVFAGAALGIFLAGLWFWVVNSVLICYFPAIEESAFGRFFYVKDTSHIPNVLKFEYDNARKARIEKAAKSN, from the coding sequence ATGGCACCCCACAAAGCTGTGGCGCTGACCCACGTCCGGTACCAGAAGGGCGACCCATTGGGACACTTCCTCGCCTGGGTTTCCCTCATCCCAGTCTTCATCTCCCTCGGCGGCTTCATCTCCCACTTCATCTTCCGCCGTGAGCTCCAAGGCATGTTCTTCGCCATCGGCCTCATAATCTCGCAGCTCATCAACGAAGTCATCAAGGATTTGTTCCAGCAAGCTCGCCCCGCCACCTGTGACCTCCTCGAAATGTGCGACTCCCATGGATGGCCTTCAAGTCACTCCCAGTACATGTTCTTCTTCGCTGTTTACTTTACCCTTTTGACCCAGAAAGGAATTGGGCTGTGGGATACCAAGCACAAGTTTGCTGTGAATTTCTTGCCGTGGTGCTTGGCTTTTCTGACTATGCATTCCAGGGTTTATTTGGGGTATCATACTGTGGCTCAGGTTTTTGCTGGGGCTGCTTTGGGGATTTTTCTTGCGGGTTTGTGGTTTTGGGTTGTGAATTCTGTGTTGATATGTTACTTTCCGGCGATTGAGGAGAGTGCGTTTGGGAGGTTTTTTTATGTTAAGGATACTTCTCATATACCCAATGTGTTGAAGTTTGAGTACGACAATGCGAGGAAAGCTAGGATCGAAAAGGCTGCCAAGTCTAATTGA